A single genomic interval of Struthio camelus isolate bStrCam1 chromosome 9, bStrCam1.hap1, whole genome shotgun sequence harbors:
- the CCDC195 gene encoding putative coiled-coil domain-containing protein 195: MMEGNAHLLQVIRKMHLEITKLERENRALRGELQFCGWRALQKEQEAGGEGGDGESRTLAADKEVSVGLPASLCRNVLAGPTLAPKEQKDNSMTVRRYAIASSVQPASGMRPHRADKRPPSNGLLEVPASAQLPAGPATTQLTNEEEKGVEKIPANRFSKSNSSKMKLFQEHVYKCRGKVKAVSFLLPMDMSSYAENPHSLKCPQNQNAKQLTTIIEKDM; encoded by the exons ATGATGGAGGGAAACGCCCACCTCCTCCAGGTCATCCGCAAAATGCATTTGGAAATCACTAaactggagagagaaaacaggGCCCTGAGAGGAGAGCTCCAATTCTGCGGGTGGAGAGCGCTGCAGAAGGAGcaagaagcaggaggagaaggtggAGATGGAGAATCCAGGACCCTCGCTGCCGACAAGGAAGTGTCCGTTGGTTTACCAGCatccctctgtagaaacgtcttGGCTGGTCCCACGCTTGCACCAAAGGAGCAGAAAG ATAACAGCATGACTGTACGGCGCTATGCCATTGCTTCGTCAGTGCAACCTGCTTCTGGCATGAGGCCCCACAGAGCTGATAAAAGGCCTCCAAGCAACGGGCTCCTGGAAGTGCCGGCGAGTGCTCAGCTGCCGGCTGGTCCTGCTACAACGCAACTAAccaatgaagaggaaaaaggggtTGAAAAAATCCCAGCCAATCGTTTCTCCAAGAGTAATTCCAGCAAAATGAAGCTGTTTCAAGAGCATGTTTATAAATGCAG GGGTAAAGTGAAGGCTGTTAGTTTCCTATTACCAATGGATATGTCATCATATGCTGAAAATCCACATTCTCTCAAATGCCCACAAAATCAGAACGCAAAACAGTTAACCACCATCATTGAAAAGGATATGTGA
- the LOC104144626 gene encoding guanylate cyclase soluble subunit beta-2-like isoform X2, protein MYGFINACLKSLVVEKYGEETWEKLRLQAGVQDTFLTFEVYKDEITVQLIDKACKILGVPADVVLRQFGEYFFQFCKRSGYDHMLRTLGGNLYEFIENLDALHSYLSLSYQEMNAPSFRVEKNEDGSMHLHYYSDRRGLCHIVPGIIGAAALDFFNINISMEIVNQTEEEEERTGKKEHIVFLVTQNPVFSFKERKKLASLPQYLADTEKQIENQLNKEDLEKANAIRDRGSPVCPVKKSHWKTIRGIITLGKGKLLSGFDPVYPKSLWIDPKTFCNGLPFHMVFDKELRVKQAGVSVQKIVPGLQTMGICLDQYFSIIHPEVPFTITSIQKFINSQFVFQTRREMMPESWKQRPMLQLRGQMIWMEPLQCMLYLCSPLLRTLHELEERQMHIADIAPHDVTRDLILLNQQRLAEIELSNQLERKKEELRILSKHLEEEKKKTEALLYAMLPQHVANQLKEGKQVEAGEFKECTILFSDVVTFTNICAQCEPIQIVLMLNSMYLLFDRLTTVHDVYKVETIGDAYMVVGGVPVPVSSHAERVANFALGMIIAAKGVKNPVSGNPIQIRVGIHTGPVLAGVVGEKMPRYCLFGDTVNIASRMESHGVPSKIHLSSSAYQCLKYKNFEMTERGEIEVKGKGKMHTYFLVRNKTATENEIMGRPVKESDSGHESSQSFEEGRIETIPSSHQPVMQAQPEKDQPSAIAMKYTDGPTDAQNSLQGRNQAKIADLTAIEKEVTHTARNIPTPMSICNKRNIP, encoded by the exons ATG TATGGATTTATAAATGCTTGCCTGAAGTCTTTGGTGGTTGAAAAGTATGGTGAAGAAACGTGGGAAAAATTAAG ACTCCAGGCTGGAGTTCAGGATACTTTTTTGACTTTTGAAGTTTACAAAGATGAGATCACAGTACAACTCATTGATAAAGCCTGCAAGATACTAG GTGTTCCCGCTGACGTGGTTCTGAGACAGTTTGGAGAGTACTTCTTTCAATTTTGTAAACGATCAGGCTATGACCACATGCTGAGAACACTGGGTGGAAATCTGTACGAGTTCATAGAGAACCTGGATGCACTGCACAGCTATCTGTCCCTTTCTTACCAG GAGATGAACGCACCGTCTTTTAGAGTTGAAAAGAATGAAGATGGATCAATGCATTTACATTACTATTCAGACAGAAGAGGTCTGTGCCATATTGTGCCAG GAATCATTGGTGCAGCAGCCCtggatttttttaacattaatatttCAATGGAAATAGTCAATcagacagaagaagaagaagaaagaactggGAAAAAAGAACATATTGTTTTCCTTGTCACTCAAAATCCTGTATTTtcattcaaagaaagaaagaaacttgctTCCTTACCTCAATATCTTGCtgacactgaaaaacaaattgaGAACCAACTGAATAAAGAG GACCTTGAAAAAGCCAATGCAATTAGAGACAGAGGAAGCCCTGTTTGTCCTGTCAAGAAAAGTCACTGGAAAACAATCAGAGGAATTATTACATTAGGAAAAG GTAAGCTCCTGAGCGGATTTGATCCTGTTTATCCCAAGAGTCTCTGGATTGACCCAAAAACATTTTGCAATGGACTTCCTTTTCATATGGTTTTTGACAAAGAG ctcaGAGTGAAGCAAGCTGGGGTGAGCGTTCAGAAGATTGTTCCAGGCCTTCAGACCATGGGCATCTGCCTGGATCAGTATTTCAGTATCATTCACCCAGAAGTACCCTTCACCATCACGAGCATTCAGAAATTTATCAACAGCCAATTTGTTTTCCAGACTAGGAGGGAGATGATGCCAGAGTCATGGAAACAACGGCCTATGCTACAGCTGAGAG GCCAGATGATCTGGATGGAGCCCCTGCAGTGCATGCTCTACCTCTGCTCACCTTTGCTTCGCACTTTGCATGAGCTGGAAGAGCGACAGATGCATATTGCAGACATTGCCCCTCATGACGTGACCAGGGATTTGATTCTGCTCAATCAGCAGCGACTGGCAGAGATAGAGCTCTCTAACCAgctggagaggaagaaggaagagctgcggATACTCTCAAAGcacctggaagaagaaaagaaaaagactgaagcTCTGCTCTACGCCATGCTCCCTCAGCACGTGGCCAACCAGCTAAAGGAGGGGAAGCAAGTTGAGGCAG GCGAGTTCAAAGAGTGCACCATATTGTTCAGCGATGTTGTGACCTTTACCAACATTTGTGCCCAGTGTGAGCCTATTCAGATAGTTCTCATGCTGAATTCAATGTACCTGCTATTTGACAGACTGACTACGGTGCATGATGTGTACAAG GTGGAGACGATTGGAGATGCCTATATGGTAGTCGGTGGGGTCCCTGTGCCTGTATCCTCTCATGCAGAGCGAGTTGCTAACTTTGCCTTGGGGATGATAATAGCTGCGAAAGGAGTAAAGAACCCGGTTTCTGGAAATCCTATCCAA ATTAGAGTTGGGATCCATACAGGTCCTGTCTTGGCTGGAGTTGTTGGAGAAAAGATGCCTCGTTATTGCTTATTTGGAGACACAGTGAATATAGCCTCCCGGATGGAGAGTCATGGTGTCCCAAGTAAAATTCACCTCAGCTCCAGTGCTTATCA ATGTCTAAAATACAAGAATTTTGAGATGActgaaagaggagaaatagaagtgaaaggcaaaggaaaaatgcACACATACTTCCTGGTTAGGAATAAAACTGCGACTGAGAATGAGATTATGGGAAGGCCAGTAAAAGAGTCAGATTCTGGTCATGAATCCAGTCAGTCCTTTGAAGAGGGCAGGATTGAAACGATACCAAGTTCTCATCAGCCAG TTATGCAGGCTCAGCCAGAGAAGGACCAGCCATCAGCCATTGCAATGAAATACACTGATGGTCCCACAGATGCACAGAATAGCCTCCAAGGAAGAAATCAAGCAAAAATTGCAGATTTAACAG CAATCGAGAAAGAGGTGACTCATACAGCTAGAAACATTCCTACTCCAATGAGCATTTGCAATAAAAGAAACATTCCCTGA
- the LOC104144626 gene encoding guanylate cyclase soluble subunit beta-2-like isoform X1, producing the protein MYGFINACLKSLVVEKYGEETWEKLRLQAGVQDTFLTFEVYKDEITVQLIDKACKILGVPADVVLRQFGEYFFQFCKRSGYDHMLRTLGGNLYEFIENLDALHSYLSLSYQEMNAPSFRVEKNEDGSMHLHYYSDRRGLCHIVPGIIGAAALDFFNINISMEIVNQTEEEEERTGKKEHIVFLVTQNPVFSFKERKKLASLPQYLADTEKQIENQLNKEDLEKANAIRDRGSPVCPVKKSHWKTIRGIITLGKGKLLSGFDPVYPKSLWIDPKTFCNGLPFHMVFDKELRVKQAGVSVQKIVPGLQTMGICLDQYFSIIHPEVPFTITSIQKFINSQFVFQTRREMMPESWKQRPMLQLRGQMIWMEPLQCMLYLCSPLLRTLHELEERQMHIADIAPHDVTRDLILLNQQRLAEIELSNQLERKKEELRILSKHLEEEKKKTEALLYAMLPQHVANQLKEGKQVEAGEFKECTILFSDVVTFTNICAQCEPIQIVLMLNSMYLLFDRLTTVHDVYKVETIGDAYMVVGGVPVPVSSHAERVANFALGMIIAAKGVKNPVSGNPIQIRVGIHTGPVLAGVVGEKMPRYCLFGDTVNIASRMESHGVPSKIHLSSSAYQCLKYKNFEMTERGEIEVKGKGKMHTYFLVRNKTATENEIMGRPVKESDSGHESSQSFEEGRIETIPSSHQPVMQAQPEKDQPSAIAMKYTDGPTDAQNSLQGRNQAKIADLTGKTYDSKSYGSLHGNQHSDDDPCPLNRERVKPATEEPQIGGVRSNFCSLL; encoded by the exons ATG TATGGATTTATAAATGCTTGCCTGAAGTCTTTGGTGGTTGAAAAGTATGGTGAAGAAACGTGGGAAAAATTAAG ACTCCAGGCTGGAGTTCAGGATACTTTTTTGACTTTTGAAGTTTACAAAGATGAGATCACAGTACAACTCATTGATAAAGCCTGCAAGATACTAG GTGTTCCCGCTGACGTGGTTCTGAGACAGTTTGGAGAGTACTTCTTTCAATTTTGTAAACGATCAGGCTATGACCACATGCTGAGAACACTGGGTGGAAATCTGTACGAGTTCATAGAGAACCTGGATGCACTGCACAGCTATCTGTCCCTTTCTTACCAG GAGATGAACGCACCGTCTTTTAGAGTTGAAAAGAATGAAGATGGATCAATGCATTTACATTACTATTCAGACAGAAGAGGTCTGTGCCATATTGTGCCAG GAATCATTGGTGCAGCAGCCCtggatttttttaacattaatatttCAATGGAAATAGTCAATcagacagaagaagaagaagaaagaactggGAAAAAAGAACATATTGTTTTCCTTGTCACTCAAAATCCTGTATTTtcattcaaagaaagaaagaaacttgctTCCTTACCTCAATATCTTGCtgacactgaaaaacaaattgaGAACCAACTGAATAAAGAG GACCTTGAAAAAGCCAATGCAATTAGAGACAGAGGAAGCCCTGTTTGTCCTGTCAAGAAAAGTCACTGGAAAACAATCAGAGGAATTATTACATTAGGAAAAG GTAAGCTCCTGAGCGGATTTGATCCTGTTTATCCCAAGAGTCTCTGGATTGACCCAAAAACATTTTGCAATGGACTTCCTTTTCATATGGTTTTTGACAAAGAG ctcaGAGTGAAGCAAGCTGGGGTGAGCGTTCAGAAGATTGTTCCAGGCCTTCAGACCATGGGCATCTGCCTGGATCAGTATTTCAGTATCATTCACCCAGAAGTACCCTTCACCATCACGAGCATTCAGAAATTTATCAACAGCCAATTTGTTTTCCAGACTAGGAGGGAGATGATGCCAGAGTCATGGAAACAACGGCCTATGCTACAGCTGAGAG GCCAGATGATCTGGATGGAGCCCCTGCAGTGCATGCTCTACCTCTGCTCACCTTTGCTTCGCACTTTGCATGAGCTGGAAGAGCGACAGATGCATATTGCAGACATTGCCCCTCATGACGTGACCAGGGATTTGATTCTGCTCAATCAGCAGCGACTGGCAGAGATAGAGCTCTCTAACCAgctggagaggaagaaggaagagctgcggATACTCTCAAAGcacctggaagaagaaaagaaaaagactgaagcTCTGCTCTACGCCATGCTCCCTCAGCACGTGGCCAACCAGCTAAAGGAGGGGAAGCAAGTTGAGGCAG GCGAGTTCAAAGAGTGCACCATATTGTTCAGCGATGTTGTGACCTTTACCAACATTTGTGCCCAGTGTGAGCCTATTCAGATAGTTCTCATGCTGAATTCAATGTACCTGCTATTTGACAGACTGACTACGGTGCATGATGTGTACAAG GTGGAGACGATTGGAGATGCCTATATGGTAGTCGGTGGGGTCCCTGTGCCTGTATCCTCTCATGCAGAGCGAGTTGCTAACTTTGCCTTGGGGATGATAATAGCTGCGAAAGGAGTAAAGAACCCGGTTTCTGGAAATCCTATCCAA ATTAGAGTTGGGATCCATACAGGTCCTGTCTTGGCTGGAGTTGTTGGAGAAAAGATGCCTCGTTATTGCTTATTTGGAGACACAGTGAATATAGCCTCCCGGATGGAGAGTCATGGTGTCCCAAGTAAAATTCACCTCAGCTCCAGTGCTTATCA ATGTCTAAAATACAAGAATTTTGAGATGActgaaagaggagaaatagaagtgaaaggcaaaggaaaaatgcACACATACTTCCTGGTTAGGAATAAAACTGCGACTGAGAATGAGATTATGGGAAGGCCAGTAAAAGAGTCAGATTCTGGTCATGAATCCAGTCAGTCCTTTGAAGAGGGCAGGATTGAAACGATACCAAGTTCTCATCAGCCAG TTATGCAGGCTCAGCCAGAGAAGGACCAGCCATCAGCCATTGCAATGAAATACACTGATGGTCCCACAGATGCACAGAATAGCCTCCAAGGAAGAAATCAAGCAAAAATTGCAGATTTAACAG GCAAAACTTATGATTCCAAAAGCTATGGGAGCCTCCATGGCAACCAGCATTCAGATGATGATCCTTGTCCTCTAAACCGGGAACGAGTCAAACCAGCCACTGAAGAGCCACAGATTGGAGGTGTCCGCTCTAATTTTTGCAGTTTACTCTAA
- the LOC104144626 gene encoding guanylate cyclase soluble subunit beta-2-like isoform X3, which produces MLRTLGGNLYEFIENLDALHSYLSLSYQEMNAPSFRVEKNEDGSMHLHYYSDRRGLCHIVPGIIGAAALDFFNINISMEIVNQTEEEEERTGKKEHIVFLVTQNPVFSFKERKKLASLPQYLADTEKQIENQLNKEDLEKANAIRDRGSPVCPVKKSHWKTIRGIITLGKGKLLSGFDPVYPKSLWIDPKTFCNGLPFHMVFDKELRVKQAGVSVQKIVPGLQTMGICLDQYFSIIHPEVPFTITSIQKFINSQFVFQTRREMMPESWKQRPMLQLRGQMIWMEPLQCMLYLCSPLLRTLHELEERQMHIADIAPHDVTRDLILLNQQRLAEIELSNQLERKKEELRILSKHLEEEKKKTEALLYAMLPQHVANQLKEGKQVEAGEFKECTILFSDVVTFTNICAQCEPIQIVLMLNSMYLLFDRLTTVHDVYKVETIGDAYMVVGGVPVPVSSHAERVANFALGMIIAAKGVKNPVSGNPIQIRVGIHTGPVLAGVVGEKMPRYCLFGDTVNIASRMESHGVPSKIHLSSSAYQCLKYKNFEMTERGEIEVKGKGKMHTYFLVRNKTATENEIMGRPVKESDSGHESSQSFEEGRIETIPSSHQPVMQAQPEKDQPSAIAMKYTDGPTDAQNSLQGRNQAKIADLTGKTYDSKSYGSLHGNQHSDDDPCPLNRERVKPATEEPQIGGVRSNFCSLL; this is translated from the exons ATGCTGAGAACACTGGGTGGAAATCTGTACGAGTTCATAGAGAACCTGGATGCACTGCACAGCTATCTGTCCCTTTCTTACCAG GAGATGAACGCACCGTCTTTTAGAGTTGAAAAGAATGAAGATGGATCAATGCATTTACATTACTATTCAGACAGAAGAGGTCTGTGCCATATTGTGCCAG GAATCATTGGTGCAGCAGCCCtggatttttttaacattaatatttCAATGGAAATAGTCAATcagacagaagaagaagaagaaagaactggGAAAAAAGAACATATTGTTTTCCTTGTCACTCAAAATCCTGTATTTtcattcaaagaaagaaagaaacttgctTCCTTACCTCAATATCTTGCtgacactgaaaaacaaattgaGAACCAACTGAATAAAGAG GACCTTGAAAAAGCCAATGCAATTAGAGACAGAGGAAGCCCTGTTTGTCCTGTCAAGAAAAGTCACTGGAAAACAATCAGAGGAATTATTACATTAGGAAAAG GTAAGCTCCTGAGCGGATTTGATCCTGTTTATCCCAAGAGTCTCTGGATTGACCCAAAAACATTTTGCAATGGACTTCCTTTTCATATGGTTTTTGACAAAGAG ctcaGAGTGAAGCAAGCTGGGGTGAGCGTTCAGAAGATTGTTCCAGGCCTTCAGACCATGGGCATCTGCCTGGATCAGTATTTCAGTATCATTCACCCAGAAGTACCCTTCACCATCACGAGCATTCAGAAATTTATCAACAGCCAATTTGTTTTCCAGACTAGGAGGGAGATGATGCCAGAGTCATGGAAACAACGGCCTATGCTACAGCTGAGAG GCCAGATGATCTGGATGGAGCCCCTGCAGTGCATGCTCTACCTCTGCTCACCTTTGCTTCGCACTTTGCATGAGCTGGAAGAGCGACAGATGCATATTGCAGACATTGCCCCTCATGACGTGACCAGGGATTTGATTCTGCTCAATCAGCAGCGACTGGCAGAGATAGAGCTCTCTAACCAgctggagaggaagaaggaagagctgcggATACTCTCAAAGcacctggaagaagaaaagaaaaagactgaagcTCTGCTCTACGCCATGCTCCCTCAGCACGTGGCCAACCAGCTAAAGGAGGGGAAGCAAGTTGAGGCAG GCGAGTTCAAAGAGTGCACCATATTGTTCAGCGATGTTGTGACCTTTACCAACATTTGTGCCCAGTGTGAGCCTATTCAGATAGTTCTCATGCTGAATTCAATGTACCTGCTATTTGACAGACTGACTACGGTGCATGATGTGTACAAG GTGGAGACGATTGGAGATGCCTATATGGTAGTCGGTGGGGTCCCTGTGCCTGTATCCTCTCATGCAGAGCGAGTTGCTAACTTTGCCTTGGGGATGATAATAGCTGCGAAAGGAGTAAAGAACCCGGTTTCTGGAAATCCTATCCAA ATTAGAGTTGGGATCCATACAGGTCCTGTCTTGGCTGGAGTTGTTGGAGAAAAGATGCCTCGTTATTGCTTATTTGGAGACACAGTGAATATAGCCTCCCGGATGGAGAGTCATGGTGTCCCAAGTAAAATTCACCTCAGCTCCAGTGCTTATCA ATGTCTAAAATACAAGAATTTTGAGATGActgaaagaggagaaatagaagtgaaaggcaaaggaaaaatgcACACATACTTCCTGGTTAGGAATAAAACTGCGACTGAGAATGAGATTATGGGAAGGCCAGTAAAAGAGTCAGATTCTGGTCATGAATCCAGTCAGTCCTTTGAAGAGGGCAGGATTGAAACGATACCAAGTTCTCATCAGCCAG TTATGCAGGCTCAGCCAGAGAAGGACCAGCCATCAGCCATTGCAATGAAATACACTGATGGTCCCACAGATGCACAGAATAGCCTCCAAGGAAGAAATCAAGCAAAAATTGCAGATTTAACAG GCAAAACTTATGATTCCAAAAGCTATGGGAGCCTCCATGGCAACCAGCATTCAGATGATGATCCTTGTCCTCTAAACCGGGAACGAGTCAAACCAGCCACTGAAGAGCCACAGATTGGAGGTGTCCGCTCTAATTTTTGCAGTTTACTCTAA